The Anticarsia gemmatalis isolate Benzon Research Colony breed Stoneville strain chromosome 12, ilAntGemm2 primary, whole genome shotgun sequence genome segment cagtcgttccagtgattagcgcgttcaaacaaacaaacaaactcttcagctttataatattagtatagattaaataattgGAAGTCCAACAGTTTAGTTAAATAGTGTCTTAAGGTAAATTATTCAGTGGTGTTCCTTCCTGTACTTCCATTCTGATATAATAACTCCACACAATCGCGAGAAAGTAGAGTCGGTACACTGAAACATAACGACAACatagatttatatgaaaatatgcgATTCAATATTCAATAATGAGATATATTATAAGACAAACTATCTATTGATATACAACTCGTATAAGATGAAGGTTATCGtagcaatataattttatttctatcaatcattaaataaataataattattatattcaattaattttgtaattaaaattaaataagaaaagtgCTAGGCAAGTGGTCTAAACTtgcatctcccacgcaagtggttgacgCTTCGAACCTGAGGTATCACACCTCTCTCTCtccgaagttatgtgtgtattagaaataattatcacatgctccaacggtgaaggaaaacatcgtgaggaaaacttgcatgcctaaaatttgtttatacatttattgagggcatgcaaagtccccaacccgtacctggccagcgtggtggattcaaggtaTAAcacttccctcattacgggaggagacccttgcccagcagacattcatgggttaaatttatttatgaatagtaTAAAGCAAACTTCGGCTTAACGAAAATTCCTAGTAGTGGAAcagtcaatataaaataaattaaacccattagtTTTCCACTGCAGGGTAgatctcctcccataatgagggaagggttagtgtataagtccaccacgctggccaagtgcagatTGGTGGAACAAGTGGAACGATACTGGAATAAATAAGACATGTATATGATACATACCTAATTGGACGGCAACGACTAAAGCCATGATCTGAACGCTGTGAACGACGGCCCAGTAGAAGAAATATATCCCGTAGGAGACATACATTAGGTTAAACAGCCAGTAGTAAAGGTAACCATGTATGTATTCACGTTTGCgctgaaataaacaaaataaaatattacaaatatttcgcAGCAAACGACTGACAGACAGAAGAACTTAAGAACAAACTAGGtatgtacatacctacttattttaaaaatcgtcTCTTTTGTTCAcataattttgtcattaaatatctataatatatattatatttcttttgtcgTCTTGTGAGTaagtacacaaaaaaaaactgttctaagtatttattttctcttcTCATCTTATCAATTCGTCAAAAAATGCTTGCACAATAAAATAGGTGTATATTTAGCTATAGGTAGggaaaaatattctagaaaattGAAATCCAAAAATACACTTCGCAATGCTGTTTAAGATTAGCCCTTTGATACAGTTTTGTCCGCGTTATCGCACCAATAACAGTTCCTAGTAgagaattgaacccacgacatcCCGTCCCAACGGTAGCTGCGTGGCGACCCTAACCACTCCGCCACAGAGATAGTCAAATAATTCAGTGATGTTTTAGTCaccaaaagaaaatattataatttctaaagcGATTGCTATATAGTCCTAAGATTCACATATACTCTTACCTTATACATTCCAGCTAGCAAGTTACAACCAGTACAACAGTTTGCTACAATCATTCCAAGTATAAGAATGAGATAGtaaattccaaaaaatataaatggcCCTTCTAAATGAATCCAAAAACAAAACAGGCCGAATGCCACGAAGCCGATGATCTgaaaaaacaataagttaatacatataatacactagctgacccgcgcaacttcgcttgcgtcaccgaaaagaatgagtcaaaattttccccgtttttgtaacattttttgttgcttctccgcttctaatgaccgtagcgtgatgttattcagcttatagccttcctcgataaatgggctatctaacactgaaagaatttttcaaatcggaccagtagttcctgagattagcgcgttcaaacaaacaaacaaacaaactcttcagctttataatattagtattagtatagattaaattgtGCCTTACATAGACCAaagaaaattgcatttaaaaacaaactttctaCTTGCAAACTTCCCTTCcattcattcacattcatatatCTTATCATACCATACCACCGGTAACCGGTGTTTGACTATAACAGACAAACAGTCATGTTTTAAAGAGTCAAAAATGGATTTTCGATAAAAAAAGGTGTAACGACCTTATGCGCTGAAGGTGtcgaaatgtaaatatttactagtAGGTATGAATAAAATGCATATAGTATCTTGCTTACCACTTCCAGGTAACCGATGATATAACATCCAATTTCTAAATCAATACAATAACAACACTTTTCCAGCGCAACTGCTTTCCATTCAGGTCCCATATTGCCCTGAAACGACAATAATTGCAAATCTGGCTGCATTCGTTGACACTTCAAACATGTAATTATACCcgtataaacaacggacacaaagtacaacaagacccgaaacaactatttgtggatcgcagaaaTTTTTGTACCGTGTGTGATTAGAACCTACGTAACTATATCCTATATAATTGTTCGTAACTAAATATAACGCAATTGGTACATGAACTGATGTGGCAGTAAATGAATactgaaatgatattatataagtattaacATGATTTTAGATACCGCGAGGTTATCATCACATCATCATCACACCGTACTACCTATTGGAGCTGAGAGTCTCCGTGCTGAGTAACTCTATGaaactttgacacaaggttaaccacgttaaagaaaattatgttttacacACGTATCGAGTTCCCCCGttcttcggaaggcacgttaaattgtgggtcccggctgtcattttcaaagatctttgacggaCATTAACAgtgtagtcaaaagcttgaaagtctgacaaccagtctaaccgaagggtatcgtgttatatcccaggtattgggttgtggaggtcagataggcagtcgctccatgtaaaacaatggtatccagctgcatccggtgagactggaagccgacttcaatatagtttggaacaaaggctaagccaatatatgtatatgtttaacACACGTATgtttaaccaaaataaataatattaatatataattattatgactgACCTTGAAAAATGGTAGCCAAAATCTTTATTACTACTTAGttcaacttttttttaagtatctATCGTAAACTATTAacttataacattaattttaataataatttctttaccTATGataatttggaaaaataaattttgtatacgaATTTCGATAATAGGTTTAATTTTGTCTTAATTGATATAGACTTGTTTTTTATGACACAGTATTTAGAGGGGCTATGTCTGGTGAATTCATTGTCACATAATAACAGACGATGATTGTGAAGAAGTAGAGCCGGTatactgaaaacaaaaaatacatcacAACAATGTATAAAAGCCCGAAGCAGAAACTTGCTtcatacaaaaatcttttaatatatttggtcggggaaaaagtcttttcgcattatagtatatatgaacttgtaataaaatcctttctctacacaaaaagctagatatttgggtacctcacgagttcattaaaagaaacttaatgaaccgtatttgtgattcttgaagccaaagagattttattacaagttcatacatactataatgcgaaaagactttttcacgacctaatatattatttgctgATAAAGTTACACAGTAAAACCTTATCCAGAAGAAGCCTATTCGCTGCGATTCTTTCGCGCGAACGTTCTGTCTACAAGGAAAGCTTCGCGCATATTTTGAACTCGCGCGAAGCTTGTGGACGCAATGTATATGTGCGTCTAGTATCGGTAACGAGCAAATGACATCGCGCGAATCGACTTGCGGTGAATTCGCCTCCTCTAGACAAGGTCTTataattctcaaaaaaaaaacttaatgacATTTATGTAATTCTACGATAAAAATCAATAGCAGTAtgcagtatttttatattactttttgatTAAATACTCTATAGCTTATGTATTTATAGCTCAAATCAGTATAGTAGAAGGCATAAGAATCTTAATAAAGCTTGGTCTTCAATAGCTATTAATTCGTAccagtttgaaatatttaatagtttcagatcgaaaacatgttgtgccggggataaggacaagaataagaaacaaaatgaaTACATACCCATAGTCGCAATAATACCTGATACCATGATCCACTCTTGAAAGTCGAAGATCAGACAAATAACGTAGACCACATATACGAAATTAAATACTGATATACAGAGGTAGTACAGTATGTAATCGCGTTTGCgctgaaaacaataaataaagttgaGGTTTGGGTATAAATGTAACGTTACTACACAATCGTCCTGGCCGATTGCGGCTATGGCgacagtttcattgaaaccagccaacggtgcaggactttgtttatagtggccaagtagGTATATGATTACACTTACTGTGTCCCCACAATAGTAAGATTTTCTTGCGGATAAGtagctttcattttaaaatttgcaattctaaaaaatgtttttttttttaattaaaaaccggtgggttaaaagaaaatagaataGCTTTGCCTTGCCCGATGAGCAAGTCCATATTAAGATTTcaattttttatgattaaactAGCTAACCCGGTCAGCTTTGTACCGCCTAACAGTTGattctatttattaatttttttgtctTGCATTTTTTCATTTTCGTAGGATCCATCCTCGACCTTTAAggatataaaaaagaaaatattgacatCGGTTCAGCTGTTCTTGAGTTACGCGCTTAGCAACATTTGGCAATTCATTTTTAGATATAAGCAGATAAATATGTACGACAACATTAAAGTatcattacttttaatttttgcCTTTTGATACTAACAAGAAAGCAAACTACCCATTAAAGCAGTTAAAATACCATAGTATTACGATCAATGTTTAAATTCACGTAAGAAAACTCACCTTGCGCAAACCATCCAGTAGATACATACTAGCCGTAATGCTTACAGTACTCAGTATTATAACAGCAAGTAGGGCAAAGAAACTAACAAGCATCATTGCGTCTCCCCAGTATATCGCATACAGCGGCCAGGCCAGCCATGTGACGCTGATAATCTGTGGACAAATATACACTAGTATCACCCATCACTGTctcacttctgggcaagggtcttttcccAAGAGGAGGCAGGTATtaaggtgctcccacacagcagtacctcgattctctaccactatcgactaccgacaaccggctagctatcgaaattttgacatttagaatgtactaccaaaaaagtttctacgaagcccgtcagaggcgcttatcagattttcatacaaaatttctcgatgacaaatcggttgtcggtagtaa includes the following:
- the LOC142977046 gene encoding uncharacterized protein LOC142977046 isoform X2, translating into MGPEWKAVALEKCCYCIDLEIGCYIIGYLEVIIGFVAFGLFCFWIHLEGPFIFFGIYYLILILGMIVANCCTGCNLLAGMYKRKREYIHGYLYYWLFNLMYVSYGIYFFYWAVVHSVQIMALVVAVQLVYRLYFLAIVWSYYIRMEVQEGTPLNNLP
- the LOC142977046 gene encoding uncharacterized protein LOC142977046 isoform X3 — translated: MDLDWKKFIPQKCCFCIDLEIGAFIIGYLELIISVTWLAWPLYAIYWGDAMMLVSFFALLAVIILSTVSITASMYLLDGLRKRKRDYILYYLCISVFNFVYVVYVICLIFDFQEWIMVSGIIATMVYRLYFFTIIVCYYVTMNSPDIAPLNTVS
- the LOC142977046 gene encoding uncharacterized protein LOC142977046 isoform X1 — protein: MDLDWKKFIPQKCCFCIDLEIGAFIIGYLELIISVTWLAWPLYAIYWGDAMMLVSFFALLAVIILSTVSITASMYLLDGLRKRKRDYILYYLCISVFNFVYVVYVICLIFDFQEWIMVSGIIATMGMYSFCFLFLSLSPAQHVFDLKLLNISNWYELIAIEDQALLRFLCLLLY